The Malus domestica chromosome 10, GDT2T_hap1 nucleotide sequence ACCTACAATAAGGGACATTCATCAATTCAGAAAATTGTCCAAAGATcacaaaatagttttaaaatgatTATATTAATTACTCACTCGCAAGAGCCAACCGTTCGAATATTTAAGAAACAATAATGTTAGCAAATGTGTAGAGTTTTAATtctagagaaagaaaaaaaagaaaaaaaaaagaaccaccAGTAACCTAGTTTCTTACCCTGCAAATTCTAGCTAATTTAACTCTAATTTAATTCTAATTTGCCAAACCCTCACTGGTACAAGGGATTCTGTGCAAATTtcaaacataaaaatttgaaaataaattcaaaatttggagGGATTGGAGATTTTGATCAACCCCATTTAAAAGCTGTCAagatgaaaatacaaaacacgTCCGATGAAGGATAAGCATACCAGATACAGGCCCTTTAGCAGACGTTTGGCTCTGCTCTTCCAATTGCTGTAGAAGCTTTAGGGACAAAGACCGACCGGTACCTTCATAGCTTTCAGTGTAAAAGAATGCCCCTTAGTATTTAAATAGCACATAGATTTTTTTGCCCGAAAATTGCGTTCAGAGTTAAACAGTTAAACTTATAAATAGAAACACATCAAGCATGAGTAAAGGAAAAGTGGAAACAGTTCACAAAAAGTGAAAGATCTTTCATGAGACTGTTACATCCAACATAAAGAACACATGATAAGAATACACGACATGAAGGAAGAACATGGAAGACTCTTACCCATTAACAGTAGATGAAAGGAAGACCAGATAAGGACCAAGCAAAGACTTCACCACTGGTAGTGGAATAGCAGCTGCTTCATCAACAACCAACAGTTCAACTTGGGAAAGCTTTTCATGCTCATGTGGCCGTATATACTGCAAGGACAAGTAACAAAAGTCAAAAACAGCTAGCCCCCCATAAGCAATGAGTAGTACCAAGTTCTTTCTTTTAGGCTACATGAGGTATAAAGGTCTTGAGCACATCACACTCTCACAGGCATGTTGAGTGACTCTATACCATAGATGCTGGATGATTGCCAGGAAAATACCTTAGGTTGACCAAAAACGTTGGTGTTTCAGGAACATGGTTTTAGAATCAAGCTTCAGTAATTACAAACCATCTAAATTGTGTTCAATATGCTCACGCCAATAACAAAAATGATGCACATGCACTTGGGCACAAGTACAATAAAAATTTTAGAAAAGTCCAGAAAAGATAACCACTAATCATATATGAGGGCATACACAACCCATGACATTTGATGGGCAAAAGGTGAACAAACTCATGGCAATAGTGATGCGGCTATCCAATAGAAAAGTATTCTCTTTTACAACTTGGTTATCACCTTTTCATGAATAATAATTCCTCCATGTATTTGTGTTTTTACATCAACTGACTAATCAAAATTTGTattgctattttttttatagaaaaagagATTTTATTAAACAGCTAAAAAAATGTACAACACTCAGTGAACCAGAAGTCCACCATCAAAACGAAACAGCCCTAACAAATGCCTCAACATTCACCTCCATCATTATAAAACAGATCTACAACTATCTCACTGCAACTCCCCAATCTAACAAAATTACTGAAAATGAAATATCCGAATtggttggagagagagagagagagagagagagagagagagagagagagaagccatAATAATGCCCAACTCTTTCCCAAGAATTCTTTTGTAAATCCCCACAGTAGTTCTCAATGATTCTTCTATTGCTCTGCAATGAGCTAAGTTGGGATGTacataaaccctaaaattttGAAAGGTTGAAAATTAACATAGAAGGATTTGCTTCAGAATCAACTAGGATAGAACTGGGCATATATATAGAGAGTAGACATTGTAGCACTTTCAGGGTATGGAATCCAAAAGGAAAGATAAGACCACAAAAATTCTCACTCATCTTATTTTGCTTTCGTACTAAGAATAAGTTATAGATACACTTCCCACTGGCCCATCCTACTTCAATATAGAAAGTAGATTACATCCTGATAATAAGGAAGCGAATACTCCTAGTTTTATATCAATATTGGGCACACATTAAGAGTTCATCAATATGGAGTACTAACATTTGCATGTGAGTCATTACATGAAACTGTATTAACATAGTTACTACCCAGATTACGGCATTATTCTAACACCTGCTAACACAGCATACTACACATGTAACCAAATGTCCATAAAATTTTACCTGAATTGTTTGTCTGTGCTGCTTGTATATATTGATCTGTACAGTTGCTTTCTTCAACGAAGGGTCACTACTTTTCTGTACATCATAATCTATATGTTCCTGTAAACATAGGTTACAATAGTAAGCTCAAATACTAGTGCGTTTGAAATAAATGattgaaaaatgaagaaaaggatTGACCATATAACAATTGATGAAAGAATAGATGTAGTTCACAGAATAAAACATTCAAACACCAAAATGCGTGATAATTAAACAATTTCACTATAAAAGCTATTAACTTAGcgggaaaaaaatttaaatttatcaaCATTTGAATCATAACTAAACCGGTGAAGATAAAGAATCTACAATTTTCTTATCAATCAACTTTTCAGAATATTCATTCCTCATTAGAACCTTGAACTGACAATGTGGTTGAGTCATATAAGATGAGTTAAAAAGCTAGGCCCCCATAGAGTGCAGACTTATGTAGAGTTGATAATCCATAGGAAAACTAATACTTGTCAAATGCTCCTAACAACTCTATCCTTCCATATCTCCTAGCTGGAGTGTGGAAAGGAAAGGAGAGTATTGATCATATATGTTTGCATTACCCTTTTCAATTAGCAACTCTTGTCACAAATGTTTAGAGTAGCGTATGTTCTAAGATATTGTTATTTGCTAATCGTCGAGGATTATTTGGGAGTTAAATCTCACAAGAAGGCGCATAACGTAGAGGAAAGTggatttttaattaataagaaTTAGATTTTTGACAAGACTGCTAAAGATCACATTAGAACCACCCGCAGGAATACAAAATGACATACCTTATAGTCCAGTTGATCAAAACCTTTGCAAACAAATTCGAACAAGGTTCTTAAGTTCTCAGGGCTGGGTGCAGTTACAAAGATATTTGAATACCTGTGAAGATATATTTGTATCGTCAAAACATAGTACATTAATATGAGTGTAAACATCTACGCATACACAAAAACAGTTTTAATACATTGTAAAAGGCATACTACCCTGAAGCAATAGCTCCCGAAATCGCCAAACCAAGTGCAGCCGATTTTCCACGGCCTCGAGCAGCAAGCAAGGCAACAGTACTTCGGAGTGTCTTGTCCAAGATTGCATCAAGAAATGTAGCAACAGCATTTCCCTGTTGAAACATTTACCAACTCAAACTATGAGTCATATTAGTAAATCACATGATAGAGACTTAAAAACTAATACAAATCAGAGAGAAGACCTACCTGGTCCAACGTACAACATTTCTTTATTAAAGGGCCAACTGGAAAGGCATCACTCAGTTGCTCTTTTAAATCCTTCAATTCCGTTTGTGCCTCTGATATCCCTTCAGAGTCCTTCAATCATGAtcagaagacaaaaaaaaagttgtcaAAGCTTCATTCACCAACAGTATTTTTCTTATAAGGTATTGAACAATGGTATCACGAACTCCTAAAAACTATCCTAATAACCATTGAGCTTAAACATATACAGACAAAactatttttattcttttttcaaCCTGTCATAAGATGCTACAAAAATAAAGCATGCCTCGGTTTATCAGTTCCTTCAATTTAAGATGCCAAAAGGTTACCTCTTTAACTGGAACCGGGGTAATTGACCTCATATGAGATGAAATTGGTAAAATATTCAGCTCATCATCCATGACTACACATGATTTGCAGGACGCAAGCGATAATAAGAAACGCTCGTTAAAACGCCCAGTAGCCTTAGAATGGGATTCAGTTCGAAACCTATCGTGAACATCCTGAAATCAAGAGGCAGTGATGAGACACAGATATTTCGTATTTGAGAGAACGAAAAACAGTGTTGCAAATAAAACATGACATGAAGGAATTGCTATCAAATATAGTATGTGGTGAATGGCTATTGCTATATTTGTTCAAAGTACATAATGCAGTACAACTCGAAACTACTTCAACAAGTAAAACAATATTATGAGGAAATCCTagttgttttcttcttcttttttgcaGTAGAATATGAAAAGAAACAACTAGCCTACTTAGGTCGAACTGGGAAACGTATATGTCTAGCAGCATTCTCTTAAAGAAAGTCAAGCAATTCAATAAACAAAAAGTTTTCTTGTAGCCAAGCAAATCATTACAAATAAACTGGGAAACTTTTACATGGCTAGTTTTCCAGATTTAGCATCATATAATAAGCATAACCATGCCGGCCTAAAAACTAAGCATTATTAGTGTGCATGCGTAAGAGAAAGATATTATTATATGCATACCATAACCATGGTGTAGAGGTTGGTGAGTGAGGTTAGAGAACGAAGCAACAATATGACTAGTCCACCTCCCTCGACTGTCTCTATCGTTCTTGCTAGTAGATTTGGAGTCAAGGCCTCGAAATCCTTAACGCAGCAGAAAAAAGATCAAACTTCATCTTgaaactttaattaattataaaaagggAGTCGTCGGCTAAACCAGAAAAGTTGGTATAAGTTCTAAGTTACCTGAAGTATACACATTCCAAAGGTATTACCAAGAATTCTTTCTGAATCCTTGTACAGGCAATAAGTCAATCCCCCACTTTCAACAAAAAGTGAGAAAGGATCAACTTTCTCGGGATCAAGCAGCCCCCTCTGCATCATCTTTTTTACCTGCTTAGCACGTTTTTTCTTGTGACTGCATCAATCAAATAGTCAAACGAAACGAATCAAtactttttaaacaaaattccgCGTTATAACAAggtaaagaaagaaaggaagatAAAATAAACCAACCTGCTGAGCTCAAGCTTGTCCTTGTAGCACCACAAGACGGTCGGACGCGATTTTTTTACTTCATTGCTTAGCATATAATGAAGATTCACTATCTGAAGACCATATAAATTTCAATAAAAGTTAGCCAGTTTCGTCAGAACTGGTTTTCGGTTAAATTTCGATAAAATTTCTTTGTTTGAGGTTTTTAGTATTACTCAGTGAGTATAATTTGCAgctgaaaaaacaaaacaaaaagctgtaaaattggtacaatttgctgcccaattcaattcattgCAATAACTCCTCAATCCAAGAGGAATAGCAAATAGGGAATAGAAGAAGTTAGGAGTACCTGGTCACGGGACTTGTCGCCGACGATGACGAACATGGAGCGGTGCCGGTTTTTGACGCCATTGCTTATTAGGGTCCGGATGCGTTCGTCCACCTTcttcctcattttctctctctgcaattagggtttagggtttagggtttatacTTGCTTTATAACTACGGCAGTTGTCGTCGGGCAGGGTTTAAGCCTTCGATGAAGCAGTGAGAGAGAGACTAGCATCGCAGACATATATTGTGTTCATCTCAGCCGTTGATTGGCTATCTTATGGTTGTTATCAAAGCTAAAAATGAAAATCGAAAAATTtgttttcaacattttttttttgttttttggtaaaGAAATCGTATTCACCTTGTGACTCACGATATATTTAACACAGTGGTCGGATTCTCTTTCCTTTAATTCCCACCTCTTCTTTATGTCCTCTCATCTTTTCCTTTCACATATTTTCTATTCTTTCTCCTcttataaagaaaaataatcagtataaaatgttgacgtaacaTAATCGTTAAAGTTCAAATATTATAAGAGAGAAATTGAGGTAAAATGAAAAAGGAGAAAATCTAGATCcattcaaatttaaaatttttatgtcttttacaagtgaagaaaaatacaacTAAAATGTATTATTAAGGTTGGATGAATAAGATCAATCTATTTAAAATACTTCATAATTTAGCTAGTAACTTGTATatcaattaatttaaaatatttatcacTAATTCTGAAATTTTGTGTTCAACTCttattatatttaaatatatttagtgTAATTAGTTTGCCAAAAAAATAATTGCAAAAGATTTAGTatacaattaaaaataataatagtattggtttataataataaaaaataaataagtggCAACACGTGGCCAAATTAACTCCAGAAAAACAGTCACTCCTCCCTCCTTCCCTCCACTttactctctctcccccctcatcttttctcccaaaTTATACTTGTACCTCACTCTCTTCCTCCATGGAAACCACCTCAGACagaggagagagacagagagtggTCAGGTGAGCTGTGACGTCATGACTATGGCTCTGGAAGCAGCTTCAGTTCCACCGCTTTTCAAACCCAGAACCGCAGTTTCATTGAACCGGCGGTTCGCAGCTTCCGCAGCAGCCGGTTTTCTTCATTTTCCATGTTCCCCGTTTGCAGTTGGAAAAACAATTTACCGTGCCCCACCCCCGGTTTTGGCGGTTAAGGAAGTGAATTCGAGCGCGGTGGTGACGGCGGAGGAGACAACACCGGTGAGAATAGTAGCAGTTGTCGGCCAAGGCACCCTCAGCCCTCTCAAGTCCACACCTTGGGAAGAGGTCATGCTCCACACTGTAAGTAATCCGCTCTCAACTTTGctttcttttacttttctttataaACCCAAGAACAACATTTAATCAAACAGATTCTTAATTTCTTATTTGTTGTTAtaatttcttttcaacaaattgCTCGAATTTctaacaagtaataaaatagaGTTGTCAGTTATGATGAAATGTTACTACTTTTTTTATAAGTGGTGGATTGTCACGATGGATAGGACATTCCTCTTCAAACCGCGCCCCGTTTCGGGTTCAAACCCTTCCCCTCCTCGTATTAATGTTTAGTTGCTGAGAAATATGGAGCGATAtgacatatgttattatacaattgGAGGGACACTTGAAAAAAAACTTTACTCTAATTATATAATGACATGTGATGTACTGGCATGTGTTCCGGACATTGAAAATTTCTCGTACTAAGACCTTGGAAAGAAGGTGCCTCCGTCATTGACACTTTAACAGATGCCACATTCTAGTTATATCTCTTTTAGTCAGTTACCATTGAAAAGGCGGTTTAGATCGAGTTAGATTTGTGTGGTATGTTGTTGTGCTTTGTTTTTGGCTGCTACGCTTGTATTGCTTGTTGCCTGATACTTTCCCTGTAAACAGGCGAAAAGACTGAAATGGGTAGACGAAGCATATGAAATGCTTGTTTTTACCGATGACATCTGCAAATCTGATCATCAAATTGCCGTAAATTTCCACACGGAGTTTCAACGTGCGGATATTTTGGTGATTGTTTCTGTTACGAACCAAGAATCAGTTAAATGGATTCAAACTAATAGTCAGAATATTCGAAACATTATCTGCTTTGACTCATCTCCGAATTTAGCAAACAGATTAGGAGGATATGATATTCGTAGTGAAACCAAGGGAAATATATTAGGCAAAAGCTTTGACACTTCACAAAAATCAATGAACAGTGGATCAGAGGAAGTGATCCAGACTGTATCACAGGCGTGGGATCGGCATAATACGGATGATATAAGGTTTTGTTTATTGGTTATAATTAACACTTACATAAGACCAGTCCCAATCCTGAAGAATCTAAGATCAAGAGGTCTTTCTACCCTGAGCTGCATGGTAAAGAACTGCGGGCCTCAGGTACTAAACTGCCTCTTGGATCCAAATTGTCGGAAAGCACTTCAATGCTTGAATCGGTGCAGCCCAGTAGATCAAGTGTGTAACTATCGGTGCATTGCTTCGTATGAGAGTCCAAATCTAGAAGCATTTTCTCTGTGCGTGTTGCAGAAACATAATTGTCTTGGATTGGATGCAAAGATCCCTGACAAACCGTATGTGCCACCCATGGTTAAATTTCAAGGGAAGGACTTGTGCCACGAAACTGCTGAAGATCTTTTCGTTGGTTGGTTGGGGAGTTTGAATTGGAGTTGGCGTGTTGTGGCAGGGCAGAACCCAGCTTATGATCAATTTCCCTGTCAGTACCAGCTCTTTTATAGGGGGAAGGCCAGAGGGTCATTTTGGTACGAGCCAGTTTTTCAGGTACAAACATTGGAGGGGAAGATGGTCTGGAGGAGGCGGAAGTATCGAGTCAAGAGAAGCAAAATACCGGGGACATTCAACTTTAGTGTCTTGGACAATGGGGTTGTATCGAATGAGTTTTGGACAATTGTGGATGTTGCTGATGATCTTAGTTGGGGTTTGTTTTATTATAGCGGTGCTGCTCGAGCTGCAGGACAATGTTATACCGGTGCTGTGCTTGTCAGTCCGGATGGGGCATACCCAAATGATGTGCATAGGACGAGGTTAATTTCTGCTCTAGACAAGTGTGGAATTAAAGAGTGGGAGCTGTACACCGTTAATAATGCTTCATGTTTAGGTCCTCCATTGGGAATTCCCGAGGGTTCAAGTTTGCATTCAGTGATACAGGTTAAGGATCAGCAAGGGGCGTCCTTGTTGGGTTTGGCGGATGTTTGAACTTCAAAACGCCCTTGTGCACAGAAGAGTCAGAGACTCGAAAAGGAAGCTTGGGCAAGTAGCTCCGCTAGTTGCGCTGTGAAATTAAGGGATTTTCCGAGATTGTTGAAAGGGTAGCGATTAAAGTTTAATCACACAATTGCTCTTGTGCAATAGAAGATCAATTTGGCCAAACAATCTGATTAAGGTGCCTGCTTTCTCATTAAATCACTGGTATCATATGTTTTTTTGGTTGACTGTTATCATATGTTTTCACTTAGCTGAATTAAGCTCAATTTTATGTATTAATATTTGTAAAGTTGCCTTGTTAGTATAATTTAGATTGTTGAAAAAGGTTAATTCATCGAATATAATAAGCTCTGTTTTCTGTTCTCTTAGTATGATTATGgattttcttaacaaaaattAGATCCATCAAAGCCTTGGATACTTTGGTACATGTTCAGAGCATTTCCGGTGCAAGACTTATATTGTTAGATCCATGTTATTATACAAGAGTTTAAAAAGGGCGATGGTTTCCGCTTTTTGGTATTCTTCTCCGAATCTTATACTCCAATGTAAAGAATTAGGATTTATTTGAAAGTAtctttaaaatgactgaaagtccttgtgaaaatatttttgaaaccaatatttagaaaaaatgcaagtaaatcctaGAAAAGCACTATAATAAGCACATAACTCGTGCTGAATATAAACTGCAATTGGTCTTGGGAGAAGGGGGTGTTAACGCTTAAAATCTGCAGGTTAACAAATTAAATGATGAACCATAGGTGGGCTTTGGATACGAAATGAAGTGAATAGGACTCACAAACTAAGTGGTTCACccttgggttacgtccacaatGTTACTATATTAATCTCAATACTAAATAGCACTCGATATTAATACATCAATTATTTCTTCTCTCAATCATCCAACACCCAATACATAAGGTCCTCCCCCTTTTATGTAAGCCCTAAATGAACCTCTCACCCTTGGGTCTCCCCAACTTGGCACTTAATGTGCCACCTATGTATACTATGGTGCTCACACATTTTCACCAATCAACCCAACAATCGGCGATAAAATGACATTTGTTCAACCAAATAGGCGCGATTTGTCAACATGTTGTGAGCCAAACGCCTTGCTTGGCCTTGGTTATCCAACCTTGCCTCCCCGACAATTGTTCCGACTACCTTTACATCACATCCTAGGTCTCTACCACTAACTGGGGGCTGCCACATGGTGTGATCGATATCTAGGTAGGCTTGTTCTTGGAGATTTGCTTCATAAAGATATCAGCCTGCTGACGTGCTCTTGGTGGTCGGAGGAACCCTTACATGCCCTAGTCAAGCTAAAGCTCAGAGCGTTCGGATATATCTTCTTCTAAGCCCTTTAGGCCATGGGCTTCTCAATCTCTCTTGGGCTTTTCATGGCTCTTTCCTCAACTTGCACCATTGGGTGGGCCTAAAAATGCCCAGTGTTAACAAGAGGGTAGAAGAGTGGT carries:
- the LOC103422031 gene encoding violaxanthin de-epoxidase, chloroplastic; its protein translation is MTMALEAASVPPLFKPRTAVSLNRRFAASAAAGFLHFPCSPFAVGKTIYRAPPPVLAVKEVNSSAVVTAEETTPVRIVAVVGQGTLSPLKSTPWEEVMLHTAKRLKWVDEAYEMLVFTDDICKSDHQIAVNFHTEFQRADILVIVSVTNQESVKWIQTNSQNIRNIICFDSSPNLANRLGGYDIRSETKGNILGKSFDTSQKSMNSGSEEVIQTVSQAWDRHNTDDIRFCLLVIINTYIRPVPILKNLRSRGLSTLSCMVKNCGPQVLNCLLDPNCRKALQCLNRCSPVDQVCNYRCIASYESPNLEAFSLCVLQKHNCLGLDAKIPDKPYVPPMVKFQGKDLCHETAEDLFVGWLGSLNWSWRVVAGQNPAYDQFPCQYQLFYRGKARGSFWYEPVFQVQTLEGKMVWRRRKYRVKRSKIPGTFNFSVLDNGVVSNEFWTIVDVADDLSWGLFYYSGAARAAGQCYTGAVLVSPDGAYPNDVHRTRLISALDKCGIKEWELYTVNNASCLGPPLGIPEGSSLHSVIQVKDQQGASLLGLADV